From Flavobacterium alkalisoli, the proteins below share one genomic window:
- a CDS encoding LacI family DNA-binding transcriptional regulator: protein MKRKVTLKQIARELDVSISTVSKSLRNSPEISEDTRQKVQAFAKLYNYKPNNIALSLKNKRTKTIGIIIPEIVHHFFATVISGIEQVANENGYNVIVCLSDESFDKEVINMEMLANGSIDGFIMSLSKETQLKKDFHHIVEVINQGMPVVMFDRITNDVFCDKVIIDDQMAAYEAVDYLINKGFKKIALVTTVDYVSVGKLRTEGYLKALRDHNMPIQEEMIIKIEDIENCSVKIERLLDEQKPDAIFAVNELFAVTSIKLAAKMGVNVPEDLSVIGFTDGIISQFSTPSITTVSQNGIKMGGRAAKMLIDRLEMEEEDEHYRTEVIETHLVERESTPTL from the coding sequence ATGAAAAGAAAAGTCACGCTAAAGCAAATTGCAAGAGAACTGGATGTATCTATTTCAACTGTCTCAAAATCACTAAGAAACAGCCCTGAAATAAGCGAGGATACAAGGCAAAAAGTTCAGGCATTTGCTAAACTATATAACTACAAGCCTAACAATATTGCATTAAGTCTTAAGAACAAGAGGACAAAAACAATTGGGATTATCATTCCCGAGATTGTACACCACTTTTTTGCCACTGTTATTAGCGGTATAGAGCAGGTAGCAAACGAAAATGGCTACAACGTAATTGTATGTCTTTCAGATGAGTCGTTTGATAAGGAGGTTATCAATATGGAGATGCTGGCAAATGGCAGTATAGACGGTTTCATTATGTCGCTTTCTAAAGAAACCCAGCTTAAAAAGGACTTTCACCACATAGTAGAGGTTATCAATCAGGGCATGCCTGTAGTTATGTTTGACAGGATTACTAACGATGTATTTTGCGATAAAGTAATAATAGACGATCAGATGGCAGCTTATGAGGCTGTAGATTATCTTATAAACAAAGGCTTTAAAAAGATAGCGCTTGTTACTACGGTAGACTATGTTAGTGTAGGTAAGCTAAGAACAGAGGGTTACCTTAAGGCACTTAGGGATCATAACATGCCAATACAGGAGGAGATGATCATTAAGATAGAGGATATAGAAAACTGTTCGGTTAAGATTGAGCGACTGCTGGATGAGCAAAAGCCCGATGCCATATTTGCGGTTAATGAGCTTTTTGCGGTAACAAGCATTAAGCTGGCAGCAAAAATGGGGGTTAATGTTCCTGAAGATCTTTCGGTTATAGGATTTACCGATGGTATCATTTCGCAGTTCTCTACACCTAGCATAACTACGGTTAGCCAAAACGGAATTAAAATGGGAGGCCGCGCAGCAAAAATGCTGATTGACCGACTTGAAATGGAGGAGGAAGACGAACATTACCGTACCGAAGTGATAGAAACTCACCTGGTTGAGCGAGAATCTACGCCAACGTTGTAG
- a CDS encoding SusC/RagA family TonB-linked outer membrane protein, producing MRTMYKKLLLLLLLLPLNMLAQSTLTGVVSDGATGEPLPGVNVIVEGTTNGTATDIDGKFTLTNINNGERIVFSFIGYADQVIEYSGQSSLTVSLQEDTTQLEEVVVIGYGTTTKKDATGAITTVSSKDFTKGAVMSSDQLIVGKAPGVRITNAGGAPDSAPNIRIRGGSSLSANNNPLIIIDGIPIDNVNPAGVNNPLSLVNPNDIESFTVLKDASATAIYGSRASNGVIIITTKKGSSGAPKFNYSSYVAVSKATQSIDVMDSASFVRFIQEYHPGFTNYLGVDDPTTDAVDDPSTPQIEGRNIYDTNWQDEILRTSISTDHNFSASANLFGKVPFRSSIGYTKNEGLVKTNDYERYTATIKATPTFLDDHLKVDVNAKGFWIDKNSIDEGGAIGGSLNMDPTKPVYADGDVNNFGGYYQNTTAANPLDFDGQYNPVNLLQERRRPEVVNKFLGNVQFDYKMHFLPELRAVVNLGAEASRAKITEEYGQYAFATYQFDNVNDTFVFNPGVNYRETQHITNKTLDSYLAYTKNFQGFLTRIDAQAGYSYQSFVNDGYKTIYQYNTNTGLREERINEANPTNRYYNKMVLESFFGRANVDLMDKYLFTFTLRADASSLFRKDLRWGYFPAAGFAWRITDESFLKDNTTIKNLKLRLGYGQTGQQDITGTAGFYPSSPIFSPGDPNSQYLPGTNTYSANPFNDQLTWETTTTYNVGLDFAFFKNDLISGSVDVYQRDTDDLLVKSSVPPGQFLTNEITQNVGSMTNKGVELGLTIRPIVTEDFTWDVTGNFAYNIGEVKNLKDVQMIDATESGLPVQTGVRLARHSVGEQPYSAWVFEQLYDTDGNPIVGAFKDRNGDGVITNDDRYFEALRPNWTYGFSTNFTYKNLDFSASFHGQADGQVYNSVKLVGGWTNRALPNNTNSLNNVLDFYNGAADPRFETIQGNIPLSDYYLENASFLRCDNLTLGYRFNNLIKDGQGSLRLYAAVNNVFLITKYSGQDPENFNALDNNFYPRPRVYSLGLNFDF from the coding sequence ATGAGAACAATGTATAAAAAGTTATTGCTTTTGTTACTACTGCTCCCGTTAAACATGCTGGCTCAGAGCACTTTAACAGGGGTTGTTAGTGATGGCGCAACCGGTGAGCCACTCCCGGGCGTAAACGTAATTGTTGAGGGTACTACAAACGGTACCGCAACCGATATTGACGGTAAGTTTACCCTCACCAATATTAACAACGGCGAACGCATTGTATTCAGCTTTATCGGTTATGCCGATCAGGTTATTGAATACAGCGGACAATCCTCTTTAACTGTTAGCTTACAGGAGGATACCACTCAACTTGAGGAAGTGGTGGTTATAGGTTACGGTACAACAACAAAAAAAGATGCTACAGGTGCTATAACTACCGTATCATCTAAAGACTTTACCAAAGGAGCTGTAATGAGTTCAGACCAGCTTATAGTAGGTAAGGCACCGGGTGTAAGGATTACCAATGCCGGTGGTGCACCGGATTCGGCTCCAAACATCAGGATAAGGGGAGGAAGTTCGCTTTCAGCAAACAACAACCCGCTTATTATTATTGATGGTATACCTATTGACAATGTTAACCCGGCAGGTGTAAACAACCCTTTATCTCTTGTTAACCCAAATGATATTGAATCGTTTACAGTACTAAAAGATGCATCGGCAACTGCAATTTATGGTTCAAGAGCATCAAATGGTGTTATCATTATTACAACTAAAAAAGGTAGTTCAGGTGCTCCTAAATTCAATTACTCGTCTTATGTAGCTGTTAGTAAGGCTACACAAAGTATTGATGTAATGGACAGCGCATCGTTTGTACGTTTCATTCAGGAATATCACCCTGGCTTCACCAACTATCTTGGTGTAGACGACCCGACTACTGATGCTGTAGATGACCCAAGTACTCCTCAAATTGAAGGACGAAACATTTATGACACTAACTGGCAGGATGAAATTTTAAGAACGTCTATTTCTACAGACCATAATTTTAGTGCAAGTGCAAACCTTTTTGGAAAAGTGCCTTTTAGAAGCTCAATTGGTTACACTAAAAACGAAGGTCTTGTAAAAACCAACGATTATGAGCGTTACACAGCAACCATTAAAGCTACTCCTACTTTCCTGGACGACCATTTAAAAGTAGATGTAAATGCTAAAGGTTTCTGGATAGACAAAAACTCTATTGATGAAGGTGGTGCTATAGGCGGATCGCTTAATATGGACCCTACAAAACCGGTATATGCTGACGGTGATGTAAACAACTTTGGTGGTTATTACCAAAACACTACAGCTGCAAACCCTCTTGATTTTGACGGACAATATAACCCTGTAAACCTTTTACAGGAAAGAAGAAGGCCGGAAGTGGTAAACAAATTTTTAGGTAATGTGCAGTTTGATTATAAAATGCATTTCTTACCTGAATTAAGAGCAGTTGTTAACCTTGGTGCTGAGGCCTCGAGAGCTAAAATTACCGAAGAATACGGACAGTATGCTTTTGCTACTTATCAGTTTGACAACGTTAACGATACTTTCGTATTTAACCCAGGTGTAAACTATAGGGAAACACAACACATTACAAACAAAACCCTTGATTCTTACCTTGCCTATACTAAAAACTTCCAGGGCTTTTTAACACGCATAGATGCTCAGGCAGGTTACTCTTACCAGAGTTTTGTAAATGATGGATATAAAACGATCTATCAGTACAACACCAATACAGGTTTAAGAGAAGAAAGAATAAATGAAGCAAATCCTACTAACAGGTATTACAACAAAATGGTTCTTGAATCTTTCTTTGGCCGTGCAAACGTAGACCTTATGGACAAGTATCTGTTTACTTTTACATTAAGGGCAGATGCTTCTTCATTGTTCAGAAAAGACCTTCGTTGGGGTTACTTCCCTGCAGCAGGCTTTGCATGGAGAATAACTGATGAAAGCTTCCTTAAAGACAATACTACTATTAAAAACCTTAAACTTCGTTTAGGTTACGGACAAACAGGACAACAGGATATTACAGGAACTGCAGGTTTCTACCCAAGCTCTCCTATATTTAGCCCTGGTGACCCTAACAGCCAGTACCTACCTGGAACAAACACTTATAGCGCTAATCCTTTTAACGACCAGCTTACATGGGAAACAACTACTACTTACAACGTTGGTTTAGATTTTGCCTTCTTTAAAAACGACCTTATCTCAGGTAGCGTTGATGTTTACCAAAGAGATACCGACGATCTTCTAGTTAAGTCTTCTGTACCTCCCGGACAATTCCTAACAAATGAGATTACTCAAAATGTAGGGTCTATGACTAACAAAGGGGTTGAACTTGGCTTAACAATAAGACCTATTGTTACAGAGGATTTCACTTGGGATGTAACAGGTAATTTTGCTTACAACATCGGGGAAGTTAAAAACCTTAAGGATGTACAGATGATTGACGCTACTGAGTCTGGATTACCGGTACAAACAGGTGTACGCCTTGCACGTCACAGCGTAGGTGAGCAACCATACTCTGCATGGGTATTTGAACAACTTTATGATACCGATGGCAACCCTATAGTGGGTGCTTTTAAAGACAGAAACGGCGATGGTGTTATTACTAACGACGACAGATATTTTGAAGCATTAAGACCAAACTGGACTTATGGTTTCAGCACTAACTTCACTTATAAGAACCTTGATTTTTCTGCAAGCTTCCACGGACAGGCAGACGGACAGGTATACAACTCGGTTAAACTTGTTGGCGGATGGACAAACAGAGCCTTACCGAATAACACTAACAGTTTAAACAACGTACTTGATTTTTACAATGGTGCTGCCGACCCTCGTTTTGAAACTATTCAGGGTAACATACCATTATCTGACTATTATCTTGAAAATGCAAGTTTCCTTAGATGTGACAACCTTACTTTAGGTTACCGCTTTAATAACCTTATAAAAGACGGACAAGGATCGTTAAGGCTTTATGCTGCAGTAAATAACGTATTCCTTATAACAAAATACAGTGGTCAGGATCCGGAAAACTTCAATGCGCTTGATAATAATTTCTATCCTCGTCCAAGAGTATACAGCTTAGGCTTAAACTTTGATTTCTAA
- a CDS encoding RagB/SusD family nutrient uptake outer membrane protein produces the protein MKKLNTKIILGIGAMLFMFSSCTDDLNTEPKVELSIENLLAQDPNAIEGLLSKMYGTFALSGPNGPGSSDISGPDPGETAFLRSIINLQDFTTDNMKNRWGDDGLDQLTTTSDWDPNNKFFRYLYDRVYYIVPQTTNIIKVLDGVEVNNEAQIVGELRFIRALAYYYMIDCFGKGVLVTTENYGETSALPEASRTELFDYVEQELLAIEDIVPDNNGYGRANKATVRMLLAKLYLNAEVYTGNARYSDALTYTSKVIDEGGYTLATNFVSNFSGDNDTSTEIIFPLIADPVVSQSFGNTTYIVNGSTSTETMNIMDFGTTDAWTGHRATKAWYGLYGDLDTTTDDRAQLFWTEGHNYEMTDYKIWADGYPSIKFRNTNFNGPSTATSFSGTDFPMFRLADAYLMYAECVLRGGGGSNTQALDYVNEVRERAHATAITSAQLNLDFILDERARELNLEGHRRTDLIRFGKFTGGSYLWPWKGNAQNGASIPATYKLFPIPQSALQANVNLTQNPGY, from the coding sequence ATGAAAAAATTAAATACAAAGATAATTCTGGGTATAGGCGCCATGCTGTTTATGTTCTCTTCCTGTACGGATGACCTTAACACAGAGCCTAAAGTAGAATTGTCTATAGAAAATCTTTTAGCACAGGATCCTAATGCTATAGAAGGGCTCCTTTCTAAAATGTACGGTACTTTTGCCTTATCCGGACCTAACGGACCAGGCAGTTCTGATATATCGGGTCCTGACCCGGGTGAAACGGCTTTCTTGAGAAGCATTATCAACCTACAGGACTTTACTACCGATAATATGAAAAACCGTTGGGGTGATGATGGTTTGGATCAGTTAACTACAACTTCAGACTGGGATCCTAACAACAAGTTTTTCAGATACCTGTATGATCGTGTATATTACATTGTTCCACAAACTACAAACATTATTAAAGTTCTTGATGGTGTAGAGGTAAACAATGAAGCACAAATTGTAGGTGAGCTACGTTTTATAAGGGCTCTTGCCTATTATTATATGATAGACTGCTTTGGTAAAGGTGTACTTGTAACTACAGAGAACTACGGAGAAACATCTGCACTTCCTGAAGCTTCAAGAACTGAACTTTTTGATTATGTTGAACAGGAACTTTTAGCCATTGAAGATATTGTTCCAGACAATAATGGTTACGGAAGAGCTAATAAAGCTACTGTTCGTATGTTATTGGCAAAACTATATCTTAACGCCGAAGTTTATACAGGTAACGCTCGTTACAGCGATGCTTTAACCTATACCTCTAAAGTTATTGATGAAGGAGGCTATACACTTGCAACAAACTTTGTAAGTAACTTTTCAGGGGACAACGATACTTCTACAGAGATAATTTTCCCTCTGATTGCAGATCCTGTAGTGAGCCAGAGCTTTGGTAATACCACTTACATTGTAAACGGTTCTACAAGTACCGAGACAATGAATATTATGGACTTTGGCACTACCGATGCATGGACAGGACACAGAGCTACAAAAGCATGGTACGGACTTTATGGTGACCTGGACACTACCACAGATGACAGAGCTCAGCTTTTCTGGACTGAAGGACATAACTATGAAATGACCGATTATAAAATCTGGGCAGACGGATATCCGTCTATCAAGTTTAGGAATACAAACTTTAACGGACCATCAACAGCTACAAGTTTCTCAGGAACAGATTTCCCTATGTTCAGGCTGGCAGATGCTTACCTTATGTATGCAGAATGTGTTTTAAGAGGTGGCGGCGGCTCTAACACTCAGGCGCTTGACTATGTGAATGAGGTAAGAGAAAGAGCACATGCTACAGCAATAACATCAGCTCAGCTTAATCTTGACTTTATTCTAGACGAGAGAGCAAGAGAGCTTAACCTTGAAGGACACAGAAGGACAGACCTTATCCGTTTCGGTAAATTTACAGGTGGTTCTTACTTGTGGCCATGGAAAGGAAATGCTCAAAACGGTGCCTCTATACCGGCAACCTACAAGCTGTTCCCTATTCCTCAAAGCGCCCTACAGGCAAACGTTAACCTAACACAAAACCCAGGCTATTAA
- a CDS encoding SusE domain-containing protein: MKKIFSFSVLALLFMSIMSCSSDDDITVVQSDSAPVLISPEDGTSIELTQELADNPALTLVWDHSVYSVDTQIDYTIEMAVSGTEFAAPQTVGTTSTHVYSMSVVELNTVAVGLGLTPFEEGSIDIRVTSSLGDNADLAMTSNTITINVTPYENIEPQDPVLFFVGAPQAYYGLNAWDNTTAIPMRYIGDGTTLVFEAYVKVGSADGFKFIGQQGSWDNGNYGTIGGAQDGNLENSGGSSDIKVAETDGDGLYYVWVDIDNLEYKSVKMDWGIIGSATANGWDGETAMTYDFDSNSYSIAATLTEGEMKFRSSNTGNFIAGDAWKFNVGNSDPMVTYNPGAPNFAVSAGSYNIDFSLDFTGTATVSGL; encoded by the coding sequence ATGAAAAAAATATTCAGCTTTTCTGTTCTTGCATTATTGTTCATGTCAATAATGTCTTGTTCAAGTGATGACGATATCACAGTTGTTCAATCAGACTCTGCCCCGGTACTTATTTCTCCGGAAGATGGCACAAGCATAGAACTTACCCAGGAACTGGCAGACAACCCTGCCCTTACACTGGTTTGGGACCACAGCGTATACAGTGTTGACACACAAATTGATTACACTATAGAAATGGCTGTTTCAGGAACTGAATTTGCAGCTCCACAAACAGTAGGTACAACAAGCACTCACGTTTACAGTATGAGTGTGGTAGAACTTAATACTGTTGCAGTTGGTTTAGGCCTTACACCTTTTGAAGAAGGAAGCATTGATATAAGAGTTACTTCATCATTAGGTGACAATGCAGACCTTGCCATGACATCAAACACTATTACTATTAATGTTACTCCTTACGAAAACATAGAGCCTCAGGATCCGGTTCTGTTTTTTGTAGGTGCTCCGCAGGCATACTATGGCCTTAACGCTTGGGATAACACTACAGCAATACCAATGAGATATATTGGTGACGGTACTACCCTGGTATTTGAAGCTTATGTAAAAGTTGGTTCTGCAGACGGATTTAAATTCATAGGACAACAAGGAAGCTGGGACAACGGAAACTATGGTACTATAGGTGGTGCTCAGGATGGTAACCTTGAAAATTCAGGAGGAAGCAGCGATATTAAAGTTGCTGAAACTGATGGTGACGGACTATACTATGTATGGGTAGACATTGACAACCTTGAGTACAAATCAGTTAAAATGGACTGGGGTATTATAGGTAGTGCTACAGCAAACGGCTGGGATGGTGAAACTGCCATGACTTATGACTTTGACAGTAACTCATACAGCATTGCAGCAACCCTTACCGAGGGTGAGATGAAATTCAGATCTTCTAATACTGGTAACTTTATAGCAGGAGATGCATGGAAATTCAATGTAGGTAACAGTGACCCAATGGTAACTTATAACCCGGGCGCACCTAACTTTGCTGTTAGTGCAGGAAGTTATAACATCGACTTTTCTTTAGACTTTACAGGTACTGCAACTGTATCCGGACTTTAA